The genomic DNA AGATTGATACAACATGACTAAGCTTTCCCTTGTTATATATTATAACTCATTTCATAAAAATAAGTCGAGATTTTGAATCTAGGGGTTCAAACTGCAAAAGATAACTATAGCAAGGAAGTCGAGAATGTACCAGCAGATATGATGAGTGCCTGAGCAGTATAATTCAGATTTGCCTTTGCCCAAGGAATTGTCCGAACAGCAATCAACTGAAAAAAGGAGAAATGCAAATATTTTGGTAGAAATTAGATAACATTAGTTACATAATTTACCATATCACGCagaaaataaaacagaaaatgTGTTCTGTATATCAAGAATTATATATTAGGGTTTACATTGTGTGTCCTATATATAGAGGACGATATTACATCCGTTACGCTAAACTATCACCAACATTACATTGGTCTAATATGGAGCAGGGCGCATCGCCATTTTGCTACATACAGCAAAATTAGTCGTGAATCTAACACACTTAATACCAATGCGAACAAAACAAGTAATATTAGCATTCGTCAATTCTTTACCGCAAGAAAGAAAAACATAGAGCATAAGCATGTTAATGAAATTTTGTATCCAAACATGATTGCAGTGCACTTTCTGTAGATGTTTTTTTGTTAGTAAATAAAACATTATACAATGAACATGATATTTACTTTGGTAAATTGTGTttctttattataaaaaaaattacaagacAAGAAAACACAATCTGTTATCTGTGTTTTTTAAAGAACAAGGGAGAAAAAAGATATAAATTGGAATAATAAGATATGATCCCTGATGTCACAAAACGATGAAAGACGAGGATGCTCATGCTACTTGGCCAAATGTAAGACAAATACCGTTAAACACTTTCAATCTCTTTCGTCAAGGgaaccattgggtgtcagcccaatggccaccagcccgcattctaacccggaggtggcgggttcgagtcttgctcgttcccaatgcccctacggtagcggatttacccccagactcaggcttgctgggtggcggtctgcgaggtgggatcacctcggcggttgggaggaccgtggaatatccccccccccccccctctttcgTCAAGGGCTGAGCGGTGGCGCACTTAGGctaaaacaagaaaaaaaaccGCTCTGAACGAGTCTGAAACAGCTTAGAATGGTCTGAACCAGCCTAAAACAAGTCTAAAACATCCTAAAGTAGCCTGAAACATGTCTAAAACAGCTAAAAATGGCCCGTTTCAACTGTGTGCTAACACAACTAGTTATGCACCAAACTCTATATACACATAAACATGAGAGCTGTTTGGCTACAATTCAAATACCCATCCATCAAAACTAAACTACCTCATGCACAAAATCTAAGAGGAATATAGGGTTATGTTAAAAACATCCATaactaattaaataaataaataaataaatatatgccatcaaaataaaaaggaaaaatgtagaaatgattattattattattaccgtAGGGACAGCACTGGCAACACAAGCAATGGAAGCTGACTTCATTCCAGCACGAACCCCTTCTGCAAAATCACAACGGTCAAACAAAATCGGAAtaagaaaccctaattgataGAAAATGGATAAACCTTGAGTACACATTTGCGATCTGAGAAACTTGAGATCTTCTTCCGGTGAAGGAATCATGAAATTGGAGGATTTGTTCCTATGGTTTACCCATGCGTCTCGTAAATCCATTGGAATCCCCATTTGATTATTATCTGATTAAAGCAAAAGTAATAGAAATAAAAAGCTAAGCGATTATAGGAAGAATGGAAGGAGACTGATCCTTACATATATAATATAAGCAGTCACGATTGTTGGAACGACTGACCTCCAGAGAGAGAAAGTGGGTGGAATTCAGAATCTGGCCGCTGTTTTGGAAGAATACCGGAGGCCTTCAAATCAAAATTGAGTTtgtgcgttttttttttttttttttctttgagtaaactgccattttgtcCTACAAATTTAATTTGATCACTTTTTCTACTTTGGTctaaaactcaaatcttttgaatctgTTTCATAAtgattttagttttattttcattttggtccaaaagtgaaattagCTCATATTTATCTAATAAAATCCTggtattttgtcattttcctcagaaGCAAAATGATCATTATAATTTGTTATAACACATCAACTTCTCCAAACCCAAACTGTTCATGAACCGACATTCCCGCCTTCCACCGGCCTGCAACATTCAAAACCTCACCGGAGCTCCGTTTCTGCTTCAAAACCTCATTAGAGCTCCGTTTCTGTTCAGAACTTAACATCATCTTCTCGTTCTGAAACCCTAAACCTAACATCACCGTCGCACTCACTCGATTTCAACATCAATTTCGCAACAGAATCGTTAACAGAGCTATAATCCGATGTGTCACACTAGTTACAAATTGCCTTTTTGAGCGCTAAATTAGGTATAACAGTCGAAAAATCAGGTTTAGATCCGTCAATAACCGGAATAAAATTGAGTTTTTGACATACCTCAGCGGATCTCCATTCGAACGTCTGGCCGGAGGAAACTACCACCTGTTCGAACATCAGTGATGAAGATGAGGAGGAGGTGATGAAGATTAGGGTTTGTATTTGGGGAAGATGATAATATGTGTCTACTCTCTCTTCTCCCACCATCACCATTAACCACCTGctactaggggtgttcaaaactatccgtatccgaaaatccgatccgaaatattcgatatccgaatccgaaatatccgaaaaatcggatatccgaatttttcggattcggatagtgattttcaaaattttcggatatttcggatatctgaaataTGCGAAaacttaatttttatttttttcggatattcgaatatccgaaaatatccgaaatatccgaaaatttatattcggatatccgaaactatccaaaatatccatttccgaatatgaaaaaataataaaaattaaaaattaaataaaaagttggattttcaGATATCCGATTCattatccgaatccgtatccgaatttcggatccgaaattcggatacggattcggatagtgaaatttggtatccgaaaatttcggatatccgaattttcggatatccggttttgaacacccctacctgCTACCACAATTACCACCATCATCAAAAACACCACCACTACTAACGCTCCTTCAACCGACCGCCCACAACCAACCCTACACCACCGGCCACCCACAACCGCCCTTACATCACCGTCTAGCCATAACCACCGCCCCTGCATCATCTTCTTGTTCTTCAGAATTATGTTACAGAATTtggggagagagagagggagaaagtTTAGacattagagagagagagagtgtgtgtatgTTTTGGGTTTatacatattttattttattagtttttaattaacatatatttttaattataattaccattttgcccctgaggaaaatgacaaaatacaAGGATTTATTATACAAATATGagctgatttcacttttggaccaaaatggcaataaaattgaaaccatagggacccagattcaaaaggtttgagttttggactaaagtggcaaaagtgaccaaaccttagggaccaaaatggaagtttactcttttttttttttttgcaaaattaGCTTCTGACGTAGGGCTGCccaaaaagctcgcggctcggagttcgctcggatttagctcggaaaaagctcgcttgatatggctcggtttggaagtgagccgagccggctcggctcggttagaaagtaaGTCTAGCTCCGCTCGGCTCGTGACGAGccaaattggctcggtttggctcgcttggtagctcGACTCGGCTTAGCTCGAACTatttacttataatatattttatttttatatacatataatatattacaacAAAAGTAATTATTATTTACGTGTATTTAGGCTTGTAGTTTGATATTTATGacatatttaaaggttgattgttgtgctaatgaacaaatattatatttacttgaaatataaaacttattttgcgttattgaacgtgattttggcttgcaatgtattaggttgaacttattttaaatatgttcttttgaagtattgaataatattttagaatactAAACTTTGAGagctatgtattaatttttatttttaaaatcgagccaaaccaagccgagccaagccaactcggtttaaaaccaagtcgagcccgagcttggattttcagctcggttttaaatccgagccgagccagctccgtttataatcgagccgagcccgagcttgctctagctcggctcggctcatgaacaatCTAGTGTTTATATGCATCTTTTGTCATGGTAAAAAAATGTGAATGTGTATGCAGaagatgtgacaaccctcaccaaatcaggtatccgtacgacttaattaatatttaattactgcttaattactgtgcttgcttgaaattatggataaactgttACCtaaatactgatacatgtacttatttgcatcataccttatttgctgtcactccattatttacatacaagaactctagtgacaaccttgatgcacaaaagcacagtagcacaaacggataacccagtaaacgtgctgacatagctagcaccaggcaggcactgcctctaaggcctgtatgagcaagagatagttactacactagtagagagtgtagggataagagagttgtagaactgcgtcactaggtataagttatagtgaccggatgtgcctaaaacgtactttaaatacaaaattcagcactttaaataaaaaaattcagcattaagctaactaataaagtgccaaaacatgagaaaaatattactagacactttccaaaatgTCGGGAATAAatcgtgtcactaaaaatagtatttacgacactttaaagctttgataagtactttaacggatcactatccaaccgaacaaccggactttatccggaacataaaaatattgccatcaacattttttttctttttctgagccagttagggtccccgaataccctaacacccgttacaacTTACTACATGCTAGTAACCGGTTTAACCTCCTAATTAACTAACTAGATCTTAACCATTTAGTTGGAAATGAACCATAGACACCCCCCCCCCAACGAAATCGGTCACCATATGGTGACACCCTTGTCCTTGCAAGATTAAAATAATCTTGGTTGTCTAATATCAAGTGGACATAAAACCCTTTGGTTAAAATGGAAAGATTTATCTATAAGTAACAAGCATAGTCCATCATATTCACTAAACCACTTAGAAAATTCACactcctctctccctctcttgacACTTTCGGCCGAGAACCACCCACCCCCATCCATCACCTTTCGATTTCATTCAAGACATTCCAAGCACATATAAGGGTTAAGGATCGCGTATAAGGAACCTCGGTGCACTCGGATTTCGAAGGACCtcgctacattgcttttatccactcgattttcgactagtttcttccctagcctcgagctagtagtaagtgactctaaacgccttcttgatctattctaaagtggttaaaatgaactttgtcggttaaaaatcatgaacatacaagattacatgctaaaagtttacaaaaatgataaacatgttggataaaaacaatagagttgtgtaaaacttgtaagacttgttttattgtgattatttagtgttgatctatgttagtagtagctcggatcgtcatctaacccggttAAGTCATGATCATGAAACATGACTTAGAATATGTTAAAGTATGaaaggggttaaatgatgaacactactacatatcaagcatgaacttgtgtaaagacaatatttcttatgaaatagacttgtaaactagtagatctacggatctacaagtggtattttcaaaggaccaagcgtcaaaagaaatcatattttctaaaccgggttttacatgaataagagtgatttttgtaaacacacaagtgtgtagacacttgtgtaacacaaagttttgacaaaagaactatttttgtaaatgttgacaagaagttgtggaaatttattttctttaaaaacgagactctcaagaaaccgagttgatttatacaaagatccactaaaagtaatggaaagttactacctattttggataaaccacaagttcatgtatttttgcgatttatatctattttgactagtttgatggtttgaatattgtttattgttgattgagaaaattgttgtttcaaattataaaagaaaatgatacgcttgaaagcatgaccacctccagttacaggggaaactctggcggaatttttccaaaaacctaacacttggaaatatttttatcacaagtgttataaatatatttctaacttgttttcaaaaatgtaaatttcgccacgattttatttacaacatttctaagtgtcggaggtgggattttcacaaaataaaacttgataaatatatatttgatatatatatatttttcataacaacacttgtgagatttttatgattattttgtgaactatacaaatattatttttagggtaaaaataatattaccgaatgttaatgattccaaaataatacgaacgccttcacaaaaaatattaagttacaacggtattattaataccacccgatcgttaaacgtaacttacgcattttcggaaaaatactaatGAACACGTATTTTGACaagagtattattttgggaaaaattataagaattaaaatataatatttttgggaaaatatttatattttggaagtaaagCATTTTTGattaatgaaataaaatatattttattaagtgagacttaataatatactCCGAAAATtcacaaacgcacatgtattaaaacccccatccttgggaaggaaaatatttaccaaataattgcaaagtgtaaacacgaaatagttgtctaactatttcccaaagacattaaaccttaagctaaggcatgaccgtccgtctaatagaagttagtacgtgtaggtcgtcgcacagcagattgatcaggagattttcttgatagagacgcaccactgtgagttcatgtcccccttttctcttaactgttttcagttttctaaactgcgggggtgaaatacatgttactatgattacaagtactttttacatggtatggttagcgtaaggagggttactacttagatcatgtgagtgggtaggctcaacttgaggccattaatcctcattgtaggaccgagggacagtagcggtagatctatctgggtgtagcgagcccagccccaggcccagcataacggacctcggggtgactttgtacccaacgccaaatccgctaggtttaagtcttcctacttgcacttcacacatatcaatggccttgcaaaccattggtgatctctttttccttatttgctacataccaggatttttatacttacaaaggtttttacatactcacttacccATGAACTCGCTTAacaatttttattgatttttccaacttacatgtatttcagggaactaaagatctggcgcggtatgctacgttttcccgctgcataagagttacgaggtcatccaagtttaggggatgtgacttttacctggacgagtcacagtccttaaactgcatttatttcatgttggtgtttgtgtctttcaaacaatgttttatgttgttaggttgtagtttccgttgcatgagtcaacgccttaagacaatgttgtgttacttatgttttaaaacttaaatcaatggatgatcttgcatggttttattttcatatagctttgttatgattaagctatggtattaagaaatcacaccaaattaaccacgcttccgcaaagccagggtgtgacagcttggtatcagagctccgatcatagcgaactaggattccttctcgagtgtagactatgatcactagggctcccacgaaaacatttttacattgcataccacttaagtccagatccaaaacgtttttacaaacaaatgttgagcacattttctTTATtagttataggctcagtctgagaggctgaggctcggtctgggaggccgaggctcggtctgggaggccgaggtagttgtctagtaggactagggagtcagtctgagaggctgggagaattgtctagtgggactagggagttagtctgggaggctgggaggctagtgggactaggagaactatttgattgcttaattggtgactaatatgtttatctgactatatgattgattatttgtgcatatttgtgtttgttggatctgagtttccttttgattgtatttttgtttgtaaaataagatggaaatgaatgagtgtgcagcggaaattaagatgaacacaaactttgtatacaatcaaatgagagtaatacttttaatcaaacatctttacacaaagaaccgaatgattgaatttatttcaaacacgattacaatgatgatgtatgaatgcaaactccccctcagcccgagctcagtagtttgttcgtgcaaagaagacgaatgatgtaaaaagctaatagaacagtacaaagtactgtactatttataagcacttgcaaactactgagcatctttagctgacatcaccatgaaagtgacatctaacctcctaacaaactctaacatctgatctatacagacactgcttgtgttaactactgctattacattctattacataacagactatagaacaactgctgcaaccttctactgctgtgaacccagcagcacttatccggatcagcagtgcttgactcaaggcagtagattgaatcagcaggactttgagtcttcatcagatctttaattgagcaacagttattggtcagcagttagtaagtgatgtgcgtgaagtgtgttatatttttgatgtatatttaagccccttttacacttttagccaagttttaaatttataaaacacgatatttactaacactaaacacacatatgggcaagtgcacccatcgtagacgtagtatagtgttggtaagataccgaggtcgtccaaggacacaagagcttttaataccggtttatcctcaacgtctaatcaaatcaaaaagtgagaaaaatgtttttaactaagaaaaataaaaactaactaactgctgaaaaataaaataaaataaaaacagatagacaagatgaatcacttggatccgacacgtgtattagtataacctttgattatttttgcatttttgcacttgtttaagagattatcttagttattgtagtaggcccctcttttgaaggcgacgttaccctcaacccagtagtttgtgtcagcaaggatacaatcctaaagggtcggattattgaaagataatgaattaagttattaatgcaaattgtggtaggccccgcttttggcggtgacgttaccctcggctaagtagtctgagtcagcagggatacagtcctaaatagccgggttatagtattaatagtagttaacttatgagggggtcaaagagtttggatccccgccatccaatacctatgggcattgaaggagatcctactaaatttgacccaggtcccaagcaggacctctaaacgctgaacaagggcaagacccttaccaaaccgttcccttaacccccgaccaggtagccaacatacctccatatagaccgtggagatatgaatggtgaaaatcttttattttatatagacagtaaaataatgccaagacaccacggacaaacgataaggaaagatcaccttcaacataagtaaccagttattaaagtcattaatacaaaaccaaataaaaagtgcaaaagattaaaaataaaaagtattatactaaacacttgtcttcaccaagtgatgtaagagacttaggcaaacatggccttgattgtcaagaactcttacgatcaatcttggatcccgagacgactcacacactctacgatggacaatggatgatggtggtggatgatggtgttatggtggtggtgggtggtggatgaggtgtgagagaggtggtgtgccaagggatgagagagaatgaagccaagctcctctatttataggctgaacagaaggctggacacggccccgtgtccgctggacacggccccgtgcccgtctgacattctctcacttcattaattgtaattgcgaattacaattaatgcgcctgctgtactttcaccacgcccccgtgctcgctggacacggccccgtggtgggcaatggaagcttctactggtttgtcttttctactgcttcctgggcacgcccccgtgtttgctggacacggggcgtgttcagactctgtttcttctcctttgccttgggaggtgccgttgagggtccgggcagtccacttttgttccttttcttgtattttatggtagaattagttgtctttttgcttcttttgtgtttttgagctcatttcatcctgaaaatacaaaaggaagacaaaaacactctttttccaacattagtacttaaaaagggttagttttatgccttaaatgatgtgatttatatgttgcattttacacacatcagtaagatcagcagataggaggtcatcagttgttgtaatcactttcaaggggagaggtATGTATATCAACacctgcttattctggatccactgagctgatcctgttgtggctttacattatctgttcctctgatagggttcaatcccaacaatctccccctggaacaaataatgccaaaact from Helianthus annuus cultivar XRQ/B chromosome 7, HanXRQr2.0-SUNRISE, whole genome shotgun sequence includes the following:
- the LOC110868155 gene encoding early nodulin-93, with the protein product MGIPMDLRDAWVNHRNKSSNFMIPSPEEDLKFLRSQMCTQEGVRAGMKSASIACVASAVPTLIAVRTIPWAKANLNYTAQALIISAASIAAYFITADKTILECARRNTRTLYDKPS